In Halobaculum sp. XH14, the genomic window GAAGTCACCCGCCGAATCTCCTCCGAGCGACGAGCGACCCGGTGACCTGGACCGGGCTCATCTTCGCGAAAAGAACCGGCTGTTGACAGCGAAGGTCGAGCGTCTCGAGTCTGAACTGGAGGAGAGATCGGAGCGAATCGAGGATCTGGAAGCGGAGGTTGACCAGCTCCGAACGGAGCTCGCGACCGTCCGCTCCGAGCGTGACCGATTGGAGGCTGCTCTCGAAGAACGCGAATTCGAGCAGGAGGGAAGCGAAGAGAGAAAAACGGATGAAATCGATGAAAAATCATCCATTGACAAGGTGAGACAGCTTGTTTCATTTGACCGGTAGAAGAGAAAGAGCACTATTTGCATGATGCGCGAACCGTGTATTCGGTCCGGAGTCCGTCTTCAGTATCGAAGTTCGCGAACACTGTTCCTCGTGGGAGGTTAATAAGCCGTCCAACATTGTAGAGGTCCATACCTGAGGGGACAGCGTTGACCGCGAACATAATGGCTGCAGTTGCCGATATGAGACCGTCCGTCATCCACATCAAGCCACCACAGATCAGGCTTAGACAGACGAAAGGAGCGGCCAACATGAGGATATTTTCCCAGCGCTGGATGCCTTGAGTGTAGGCAACGACACTCGGGCTAGGAACACCGTAGAACGATGTCCATTCGAATGAAGGATTGAGACCACGGAAGTAGCCAGTCACGTAATGAATCCCCTCATGAATTGCGATAATCGCAATAGATGAGGCGATTATCCAGCCACACAATCCGCACAGTACTAGCGCGATATACGCGAACGGATGGTTCGACAGTCCGCTCTGTCCGAGAGCCTCCGCCCAACCTGTTAGCACCATCGTTCCCGAATCCAACGGTTGTTTGATTAGAGCCACTACAGGCGGAATAAGTAGAATAGCGATGCCGAGCCCCCAGCGCTCGTCACTCGTGTAGATTTTCGGTGGACTATAGCCTGTAGGAGGCCATCCATCTGGGTTCGACTCGTCCACCCCGGTTGTCGATATCGTTGCAATCACACTAGAACGACCTCCCATAATTAACCGTCCAAGAGGCAAGAATCCACAAACCGAGGACGATGTTTATTAGGAAAATTAGAACGTTCCATCCTGTAATTGGTGGAATCCACAACGGTAGAAGTGTTTCAATATAGACTTCTACGACGACCGGAAGCATCTCCGTTCGCTGAGGTACACTACTGAAGACATCCAACCAGACGAGAAGAAGCTGGCCGGCTGTTGTGATGCCACCAGCAATCCCATATGCGTAGAGTGCCT contains:
- a CDS encoding DUF3267 domain-containing protein, which translates into the protein MIATISTTGVDESNPDGWPPTGYSPPKIYTSDERWGLGIAILLIPPVVALIKQPLDSGTMVLTGWAEALGQSGLSNHPFAYIALVLCGLCGWIIASSIAIIAIHEGIHYVTGYFRGLNPSFEWTSFYGVPSPSVVAYTQGIQRWENILMLAAPFVCLSLICGGLMWMTDGLISATAAIMFAVNAVPSGMDLYNVGRLINLPRGTVFANFDTEDGLRTEYTVRASCK